Proteins co-encoded in one Sulfurimonas sp. HSL1-2 genomic window:
- the atzF gene encoding allophanate hydrolase, with product MTISQLLNDYKSGTTTPREVMAQIRALIAEHAENPIFIHALSEAETEPYLERLERVSPGSLPLYGVPFAIKDNIDLAGVPTTAACPAYRYVPEASAFVVERLIEAGAIPVGKANLDQFATGLVGTRSPYGACRNSIDPSYISGGSSSGSAVSVALEMAAFSLGTDTAGSGRVPAAFNNLVGVKPSKGVLSTSGVVPACRSLDCVSIFALNTDDAQAVFDVACAFDAADPYSRKMPETAGAVEKTMRFAVPLPSQLKFFGDSEAEALFSAAAARFESMGYTAIETDFSPMLDAANLLYSGPWVAERYIAAKQIMDEQPEEVLEVTRSIIEQGREKSAVDYFAAEYRLKEYKRQSELVLEGMDFALTPTTGTIYTIEAVNADPVQLNTNLGYYTNFMNLLDFSAYAVPAGFRSNGLPFGVTLFGDAFEDRRLMEIGKAYVEVSRG from the coding sequence ATGACGATTTCACAACTTTTGAACGACTATAAAAGCGGTACAACGACCCCGCGCGAAGTGATGGCACAGATACGTGCGCTTATCGCGGAGCATGCGGAAAACCCTATTTTCATCCATGCGCTGAGCGAGGCGGAGACCGAACCTTACCTCGAGCGCCTTGAAAGGGTGAGTCCTGGTTCCCTGCCGCTCTACGGCGTCCCCTTTGCGATCAAGGACAACATCGACCTCGCCGGGGTCCCGACGACGGCGGCCTGTCCGGCCTACCGCTACGTTCCGGAAGCCTCCGCTTTCGTTGTCGAACGGCTGATCGAAGCGGGGGCGATCCCCGTGGGCAAAGCCAACCTCGACCAGTTTGCGACGGGGCTTGTGGGGACGCGTTCGCCTTATGGGGCCTGCCGCAACAGTATCGATCCTTCCTATATCTCCGGAGGCTCCAGTTCCGGGAGTGCCGTCAGCGTCGCGCTGGAAATGGCGGCCTTCTCCCTGGGAACGGATACGGCGGGATCGGGCCGCGTACCGGCGGCCTTTAACAACCTCGTGGGGGTCAAGCCCTCCAAGGGGGTTCTGAGCACCTCCGGTGTCGTGCCGGCGTGCCGCAGCCTCGATTGTGTCTCAATCTTTGCCCTCAACACCGATGACGCGCAGGCTGTCTTTGATGTCGCCTGCGCCTTTGACGCCGCAGACCCTTACAGCCGTAAGATGCCGGAGACAGCGGGTGCAGTGGAAAAAACGATGCGTTTTGCCGTGCCGCTGCCGTCCCAGCTGAAGTTCTTCGGGGACAGCGAGGCAGAAGCACTCTTCAGCGCCGCAGCGGCACGTTTCGAATCTATGGGGTATACGGCGATAGAAACCGATTTCTCGCCGATGCTCGACGCGGCAAATCTGCTCTATTCTGGTCCCTGGGTCGCGGAGCGCTATATTGCGGCCAAGCAGATCATGGACGAGCAGCCCGAAGAAGTGCTGGAGGTTACCCGTTCGATCATTGAGCAGGGTCGTGAGAAGAGCGCGGTGGACTATTTTGCCGCCGAGTACCGGCTCAAGGAGTACAAACGGCAGTCCGAGCTTGTACTCGAGGGGATGGATTTCGCGCTGACACCGACGACGGGAACCATCTACACCATCGAAGCGGTCAATGCCGACCCGGTGCAGCTCAATACGAACCTCGGCTACTACACGAACTTCATGAACCTGCTTGATTTCTCGGCCTATGCCGTGCCGGCCGGTTTCCGCAGCAACGGATTACCGTTCGGCGTCACGCTGTTTGGTGATGCCTTTGAGGACCGCCGTCTGATGGAGATCGGCAAAGCGTACGTGGAGGTGTCCCGTGGCTGA
- a CDS encoding class III extradiol ring-cleavage dioxygenase produces the protein MAKKDSGSLHVLYLSHGGGPLPLLGDKSHDEMVVALKRVAASIPKPSAIIVVSAHWETVTPTITHGSTPELIYDYYGFPDESYEIAYPAPGMPALADEVHWCLQQHGIASILDDDRGFDHGLFVPLKIMYPDADIPCIQLSLVKGLDPAAHLRMGNALASLSRENILVVGSGFSFHNMKAFFTPSQERTDKNDAFKHWLIKTCSDPALIESERTERLINWEHAPYARYCHPRAEHLLPLHVCYGATSRACDSVFEAEILGVDSAMFLWS, from the coding sequence ATGGCAAAGAAAGATTCGGGCAGCCTGCATGTCCTTTACCTGTCGCACGGCGGCGGTCCGCTGCCGCTGCTGGGGGACAAAAGTCATGACGAAATGGTCGTCGCCCTGAAACGGGTCGCGGCATCGATCCCGAAGCCCTCGGCCATCATCGTCGTCAGTGCCCACTGGGAGACCGTGACACCGACGATCACACACGGAAGCACCCCCGAGCTCATCTATGACTATTACGGCTTTCCCGACGAATCCTACGAGATCGCCTACCCCGCCCCCGGGATGCCGGCGCTGGCGGATGAGGTGCACTGGTGCCTCCAGCAGCACGGGATCGCGTCGATCCTGGACGACGACCGCGGTTTCGACCACGGGCTTTTCGTCCCGCTGAAGATCATGTACCCCGATGCGGATATCCCCTGCATACAGCTGTCGCTCGTCAAAGGGCTGGACCCTGCCGCGCATCTGCGCATGGGCAATGCGCTGGCATCGCTGTCGCGCGAGAACATCCTCGTCGTAGGCTCGGGCTTCTCGTTTCACAACATGAAGGCGTTCTTTACGCCGTCGCAGGAGCGTACGGACAAGAACGATGCCTTCAAGCACTGGCTCATCAAAACCTGCTCGGACCCTGCGCTCATCGAGAGCGAACGCACCGAACGGCTGATCAACTGGGAGCATGCCCCCTACGCCAGGTACTGCCACCCCAGGGCGGAGCACCTGCTGCCGCTGCATGTCTGCTACGGGGCGACTTCACGCGCCTGCGACAGCGTTTTCGAGGCGGAAATCCTCGGGGTCGATTCGGCGATGTTTCTTTGGTCGTGA
- a CDS encoding DMT family transporter — protein sequence MSSHLPVVVLLGASVLWGLTWLPLKQINGMGIDGIALTMGAYGILALLLTPLLMAQFSQWRQHKRAMAMILLFGGGANLAFTYALINGEVIRVMVLFYLLPVWGVLGGKFFLREGVDLWRWLGAALAVTGAFVILGGFDALGGAPSWIDLIALLSGLLFAMNNLVFRAAAEVPVGSKITVMFYGCLILAGALLGLGVEQLPYDADADAWLALAAYAVLWLLLANIGSQWGVSHMEAGRSSIIIIMELITAVISATLIAGERMDAMEMIGGVLILAAALIEALRTKEDDLPETTF from the coding sequence ATGAGTTCACATCTCCCCGTCGTCGTGCTGCTCGGCGCATCGGTCCTCTGGGGGCTTACCTGGCTGCCGCTCAAACAGATCAACGGCATGGGGATCGACGGCATCGCACTGACGATGGGTGCCTACGGTATCCTCGCCCTTCTGCTGACGCCGCTGCTTATGGCGCAGTTCTCGCAGTGGCGCCAACACAAACGTGCTATGGCGATGATCCTGCTCTTCGGCGGGGGCGCGAATCTTGCGTTTACCTATGCCCTCATCAACGGCGAGGTGATCCGAGTGATGGTGCTCTTCTACCTGCTGCCCGTCTGGGGCGTGCTTGGCGGGAAGTTCTTCCTGCGCGAAGGCGTCGACCTCTGGCGCTGGCTCGGTGCCGCGCTGGCGGTCACGGGCGCCTTCGTTATTCTCGGCGGGTTTGATGCCCTCGGCGGGGCCCCGTCGTGGATCGACCTGATCGCGCTGCTCTCGGGCCTGCTGTTTGCGATGAACAACCTGGTCTTCCGTGCCGCGGCAGAGGTCCCGGTCGGTTCGAAGATCACGGTGATGTTCTACGGCTGTCTGATCCTGGCAGGGGCGCTGCTCGGCCTGGGCGTGGAGCAACTCCCCTATGATGCGGACGCCGACGCATGGCTCGCCCTGGCGGCCTACGCGGTGCTGTGGCTGCTGCTGGCCAACATCGGTTCGCAGTGGGGCGTTTCGCATATGGAAGCGGGGCGCTCCTCCATCATTATTATCATGGAGCTGATCACCGCGGTTATCTCCGCGACGCTCATTGCGGGCGAGCGGATGGACGCCATGGAGATGATCGGCGGCGTGCTGATCCTTGCTGCGGCGCTGATCGAGGCGCTGCGTACGAAAGAAGATGATCTTCCCGAGACGACGTTTTAA